One Chloroflexota bacterium DNA window includes the following coding sequences:
- a CDS encoding ABC transporter permease, giving the protein MLDSLHTIRFKTLRDLWGNRGRTLLVALSIAIGVIGIGMIIATWDVLTSDIRRRYGDINPAHIELVVPKGVTQDGIENLAKMPGVTAAQGRAVFSGRYRHADESAWRTIEFIAFNDPNAQTVNKIVPESGTFPPARWQLVAERASLDEMDARVGDTIIVDAMGHEHTIQIVGTAHQQDDVMASVKGNPIVIVSLETMQQLQGNDRFNTIYLTVNDFDQRAVIADAARARLEKSGYTVSRVTLHDPAIHPTQDVLDVLLLVMGILGVLSLLLSGLLVTNTIGALVTQQIKQIGVMKALGADTWLVIRAYALTVLAFGLLGTLLGSPIAERTGYQLAKYLAGKINVDLYAYRPSTPAMMTMALVGLLVPFIAAAKPLWEGAGITVRQAISDYGLGGGNGDNALSRILGRVQNLPREWALALRNAVRVPDRLALTLATLALGGAIFIAVLSVDASFSNTIDNLLEGQYGMDTLIAFNKQQRSSKVVELAQTHPEVKRAEAWYFAQATMKLASGQQVQVLVEAGPDNTQFYTPRLVAGRWLAPNDTNAIVVNRKWAEQEGVKLGDVVILDLGDAYSETEWVVVGVNQDLVQKQTSVFVSLDELDRVMKRTDRTYTLEVAYTQHDAASQKRITNELVTLFAQNGVDVFSTQILGEIKRQVTSLYQILVVFLLVMSFLIALVGGIGLMGMMSINVLERSKEIGVMRAVGADTRAIVQIFWGESIVVTLMSFVVALALSVPLARGMSRAVGMAFIQTPLDFAYAWHGIAYWFVIVMIVGTLASIAPALNAANLSVRQSLSYE; this is encoded by the coding sequence GCGACCTCTGGGGCAATCGCGGTCGCACGCTCCTCGTCGCGCTGTCCATCGCGATTGGCGTCATCGGCATCGGCATGATCATCGCGACCTGGGACGTGCTCACGTCGGACATTCGACGACGGTACGGCGACATCAATCCCGCACACATCGAACTAGTCGTACCAAAGGGTGTGACCCAGGACGGCATCGAAAACCTCGCGAAAATGCCGGGCGTCACCGCGGCGCAAGGACGCGCGGTGTTCAGCGGACGTTATCGCCACGCGGACGAAAGCGCGTGGCGCACGATCGAGTTCATCGCGTTCAACGATCCGAACGCGCAGACCGTCAACAAGATCGTACCCGAGAGCGGAACGTTTCCGCCGGCGCGTTGGCAACTCGTCGCGGAACGCGCATCGCTCGACGAGATGGACGCGCGCGTTGGCGACACGATCATCGTGGATGCGATGGGGCACGAGCACACGATCCAAATCGTCGGCACGGCGCACCAACAAGATGACGTGATGGCGTCGGTGAAAGGCAATCCCATCGTCATCGTCAGTCTCGAAACGATGCAACAATTACAAGGCAATGACCGGTTCAACACGATTTACTTGACCGTCAACGATTTCGATCAACGCGCCGTCATCGCGGATGCCGCGCGTGCGCGGCTGGAAAAATCTGGCTACACGGTGAGCCGCGTCACCTTGCACGACCCGGCGATTCATCCGACCCAGGATGTGCTCGATGTGTTGCTGTTGGTGATGGGCATTCTCGGCGTGCTGAGTTTGTTGTTAAGCGGCTTGCTCGTGACGAACACGATCGGCGCGCTCGTCACGCAACAGATCAAACAGATCGGCGTGATGAAAGCGCTCGGCGCGGACACCTGGCTCGTGATCCGCGCGTACGCGCTGACCGTGCTCGCGTTCGGTTTGCTCGGCACGTTGCTCGGCTCGCCGATTGCGGAACGCACCGGGTATCAACTCGCGAAATATCTCGCCGGCAAAATCAACGTAGACTTGTACGCGTATCGTCCATCCACACCGGCGATGATGACGATGGCGCTCGTCGGCTTGCTCGTCCCGTTCATCGCGGCGGCGAAACCCTTGTGGGAAGGCGCGGGCATCACCGTGCGGCAAGCCATCAGCGACTATGGGCTAGGCGGCGGCAACGGTGATAATGCGTTGAGCCGCATCCTGGGTCGCGTACAAAATTTGCCGCGCGAGTGGGCGCTCGCGTTACGCAACGCGGTGCGCGTGCCGGACCGCCTCGCGCTCACGCTCGCCACGCTCGCGCTCGGCGGCGCGATTTTTATCGCGGTGCTGTCCGTGGACGCGTCGTTTAGTAACACGATTGATAATCTGCTCGAAGGGCAGTACGGCATGGACACGTTGATCGCGTTCAACAAGCAACAACGTTCGAGCAAGGTCGTCGAACTCGCGCAAACGCATCCGGAGGTGAAACGCGCCGAGGCGTGGTACTTTGCGCAAGCGACGATGAAACTCGCGTCGGGGCAACAAGTGCAGGTGCTCGTCGAAGCGGGACCGGACAACACCCAGTTTTACACGCCGCGTCTCGTCGCCGGGCGCTGGCTCGCGCCGAACGACACGAACGCGATTGTCGTCAATCGCAAGTGGGCGGAACAAGAGGGCGTGAAACTCGGCGATGTCGTGATTCTCGATCTGGGCGACGCGTACTCCGAGACCGAGTGGGTCGTCGTCGGCGTCAATCAAGATTTGGTGCAAAAGCAGACGAGCGTGTTCGTCTCGCTCGACGAATTGGATCGCGTGATGAAACGCACCGACCGCACGTACACGCTCGAGGTCGCGTACACGCAACACGACGCGGCGTCGCAAAAACGCATCACGAACGAACTGGTGACGCTGTTCGCGCAAAACGGCGTGGATGTTTTTTCGACCCAGATTCTCGGCGAGATCAAACGCCAGGTCACGTCGCTGTATCAGATTCTCGTCGTGTTCCTGCTTGTGATGTCGTTTCTCATCGCGCTCGTCGGCGGCATCGGGTTGATGGGGATGATGAGCATCAACGTGCTCGAACGCAGCAAGGAAATCGGCGTGATGCGCGCGGTCGGCGCGGACACGCGCGCGATCGTGCAAATCTTTTGGGGCGAGAGCATCGTCGTCACGCTGATGAGTTTCGTCGTCGCGCTCGCGTTGAGCGTACCGCTCGCGCGCGGCATGTCGCGCGCGGTCGGGATGGCGTTCATCCAAACGCCGCTCGATTTCGCGTACGCGTGGCATGGCATCGCGTACTGGTTCGTCATCGTAATGATCGTCGGCACGCTTGCGAGCATCGCGCCCGCGCTGAACGCGGCGAACCTGAGCGTGCGGCAGAGTTTGAGTTATGAGTAG
- a CDS encoding metal-dependent hydrolase, whose amino-acid sequence MAVKLTWYGHACWLIETPKGTLLIDPFLAGNPVAPVTPDQVKPDFILVSHGHSDHLGDAVAISKRTGALILSNYEIASYCQGQGCKAHPLHIGGSREFPFGRLKLTIAHHGSSFPDGRYAGNPAGFLLTLGKTKIYDAGDTGLFYDMKLIGEDGIDVALLPIGDNFTMGPDDAIRATKLIKPKVLIPMHYNTFDMIAQDGKSFAARVKRAAPKTKVVVLKPGESFSI is encoded by the coding sequence GTGGCAGTCAAACTAACGTGGTACGGTCATGCGTGCTGGCTCATCGAAACACCCAAAGGCACGCTCCTCATTGACCCATTTCTCGCCGGCAACCCCGTTGCGCCGGTCACCCCCGATCAAGTCAAACCCGATTTCATTCTCGTCTCGCACGGACATAGCGATCACCTCGGCGATGCGGTGGCGATTTCCAAACGCACCGGCGCGCTCATTCTCAGTAATTACGAAATCGCGTCGTACTGCCAGGGACAAGGTTGCAAAGCGCATCCGCTCCACATCGGGGGCAGTCGCGAGTTTCCCTTCGGTCGCCTCAAACTGACGATCGCGCATCACGGTTCGTCGTTTCCCGATGGACGCTATGCGGGCAACCCCGCCGGCTTTTTGCTCACGCTCGGCAAAACGAAAATCTACGATGCCGGGGACACCGGCTTGTTCTACGATATGAAACTGATCGGCGAAGACGGCATTGATGTCGCACTCTTGCCGATTGGCGACAACTTTACGATGGGTCCCGACGACGCGATTCGCGCGACCAAACTCATCAAGCCCAAGGTGTTGATCCCGATGCACTATAACACGTTCGATATGATCGCGCAGGATGGCAAGTCGTTCGCCGCGCGCGTCAAGCGCGCCGCGCCCAAAACTAAGGTCGTCGTGCTCAAACCCGGCGAATCGTTCAGCATCTAA
- the rph gene encoding ribonuclease PH — MRLDHRRNNELRPVKITPGYLDYPAGSVLIEAGKTRVLCAVTVQPGVPRWLEGRAQGWLTAEYAMLPASTNTRTPRETTPSARSQEIRRLIGRSLRAAVDLGLIGEHTITIDCDVIQADGGTRTASITGAYVALAMALRKMIKDKTASPRALKANVAAVSVGIVNGEEMLDLCYAEDSRAEVDFNIVMTGEGKFIEVQGTAEGEPFARDAMDRLVNLAREGIGELMKIQNAVISGQ; from the coding sequence GTGCGCCTTGATCATCGTCGCAACAACGAACTGCGCCCGGTGAAAATCACACCGGGCTATCTTGATTATCCCGCCGGCAGTGTGCTCATCGAAGCCGGCAAGACGCGCGTGCTCTGTGCGGTGACCGTGCAACCCGGCGTGCCGAGATGGCTCGAAGGACGCGCCCAGGGTTGGCTCACCGCCGAGTACGCAATGCTCCCCGCGTCCACGAACACGCGCACGCCACGCGAAACGACGCCGAGCGCGCGTTCGCAAGAAATTCGTCGCCTCATCGGTCGCTCGCTCCGCGCGGCGGTAGACCTGGGACTGATCGGCGAGCACACGATCACGATTGACTGCGATGTGATTCAAGCCGACGGCGGCACGCGCACCGCGTCCATCACTGGCGCGTACGTTGCGCTGGCGATGGCGCTCCGCAAAATGATCAAGGACAAGACCGCGTCGCCGCGTGCGCTCAAGGCGAACGTCGCGGCGGTGAGTGTCGGCATTGTGAACGGCGAAGAGATGCTCGACCTGTGTTACGCCGAAGACTCGCGCGCGGAAGTGGATTTCAACATCGTGATGACCGGCGAAGGCAAATTCATCGAAGTGCAAGGCACCGCCGAAGGCGAACCGTTCGCGCGCGACGCGATGGATCGCTTGGTCAATCTCGCGCGCGAGGGGATTGGCGAATTGATGAAGATTCAAAATGCGGTAATCAGTGGACAGTGA
- a CDS encoding class I SAM-dependent methyltransferase encodes MRKPLPAKSKRATTRKREPKLYGELAPWWHLLSDPADYADEAKFVRRVLRESCVNPPRTVLELGCGGGNNASHLKRFFQMTLVDRSREMLRVSRKLNPECEHIFGDMRTIRLKRTFDAVFIHDAIMYITTERDLLKVMKTAFAHCKPGGAVVIVPDCTRETFQPGTKHGGHDRDARGMRYLEWTYDPDPNDNTYITDFVYLLREANGTVRAEEDRHTEGLFPHATWVRLLEQAGFAPGTTTDQYGRVVFVGIKRESE; translated from the coding sequence ATGCGAAAACCTCTCCCAGCAAAATCCAAACGAGCCACCACCCGCAAACGCGAACCGAAACTGTACGGCGAACTCGCGCCGTGGTGGCATCTGCTTTCCGATCCGGCGGATTATGCGGACGAGGCGAAATTCGTTCGCCGCGTTCTGCGCGAGTCGTGCGTCAACCCGCCGCGCACCGTCCTCGAACTGGGCTGCGGCGGCGGCAACAACGCGTCGCACCTCAAACGCTTTTTCCAGATGACGCTCGTGGATCGCTCGCGCGAAATGTTGCGCGTGAGCCGCAAACTCAATCCCGAATGCGAGCACATCTTCGGCGACATGCGAACGATTCGGCTCAAGCGAACATTCGACGCGGTGTTCATCCATGACGCAATCATGTATATCACGACCGAGCGCGATTTGCTCAAGGTGATGAAGACCGCGTTCGCGCATTGCAAACCCGGCGGCGCGGTCGTGATCGTGCCGGACTGCACGCGCGAAACATTCCAACCCGGCACCAAGCACGGCGGACATGACCGCGACGCGCGCGGGATGCGTTATCTCGAATGGACGTACGACCCCGACCCGAACGACAACACGTACATCACAGATTTTGTCTATCTCTTGCGGGAGGCAAACGGCACGGTGCGCGCCGAAGAGGATCGCCACACCGAGGGTCTATTCCCGCACGCGACCTGGGTGCGCTTGCTCGAGCAAGCCGGGTTTGCGCCAGGCACGACGACCGATCAGTACGGACGCGTGGTGTTCGTCGGCATCAAACGCGAGAGCGAGTGA
- a CDS encoding TfoX/Sxy family protein, with protein sequence MPTQTKSRAMPKFRKPPEELVAFFTQATAPMPGVTPRKMFGCPCAFVNDNMFAGVFNESVFLRLSPDDLAKFAKTGAQHFEPVPGRPMREYAVVPPAILKSKTRFNAWLEKSYAYAATLPPKARKKK encoded by the coding sequence ATGCCAACCCAAACGAAATCACGTGCCATGCCCAAGTTCCGCAAACCACCCGAGGAACTGGTCGCGTTTTTTACGCAGGCAACCGCACCAATGCCTGGCGTCACGCCGCGCAAAATGTTCGGTTGCCCGTGCGCGTTCGTCAACGATAACATGTTTGCCGGTGTGTTCAACGAGAGCGTATTCCTGCGCCTCTCGCCGGACGATTTGGCGAAATTTGCAAAGACCGGCGCGCAACACTTTGAGCCGGTCCCAGGACGACCGATGCGCGAGTACGCTGTCGTGCCGCCCGCGATTCTGAAATCGAAAACGCGCTTTAACGCGTGGCTCGAAAAATCGTACGCGTACGCCGCGACTCTGCCACCCAAAGCGCGGAAGAAAAAGTGA
- a CDS encoding DUF2961 domain-containing protein, giving the protein MNLFSFSVMVSKAKPHTRPSHSEIASSHRTLLAMTFGALILAACSSSASEIPVSPPPTETPTARAIIALSPTPSRASPSSPVPSVPSVPTPIARSGEIELDATGAPLIAPNTNTIYTAYDFLRGYFTNRTHAIIVESKPWTNSTVNVKQYQEELGGVTYWDFFSELENWDSPFFMWQDDDGQWQPYRKETIRNSPAYLIVDRKGPGAMDKLWFTQDAVWMLATEESKRNVGPIRNLDELIEWGNLDKLGNLRIEVDDRIAYDGAIVDWFSGKALGMTPDLARALTWRHREFGSIGSIVPVLYQKHLRVLTYGGTKKPKWFLATGVRLPDNTRVRSFAGNVDFPREETARNVSEPDKYIDTFDHVRAFDAQIVAGKPATIQLNGAGTLAALQFRIAKKFDPKQLTLRVKYGDQVGIALPLIAFFGDHKQIVAHRSTPLGIIVENDAYVFYSNLPMPFQNGMTLELTSPTALGVNVRLAAASDTPNTQLRATFRAGEKLAAFGPDFQVALPGDGKLVGLVLVTDEQAFDKIPKVFLPGKPNVEDPEKKPWTNGYLEGNLTLRDGSGATRVYAGHEDWADGGFYFNRGYTEPAGGSNRAFGGILRYQNGKDGYATIFRYFNDLSAFRFKNGLHMSFGHGTWKNNFPVTFGATVFYYREMPSANTIS; this is encoded by the coding sequence GTGAACCTTTTTTCTTTCAGTGTCATGGTGAGCAAAGCGAAGCCGCATACGCGTCCAAGCCACTCGGAGATTGCTTCGTCGCATAGAACGCTCCTCGCAATGACATTCGGCGCGCTCATCCTCGCGGCGTGTTCATCCTCTGCCAGCGAAATCCCAGTTTCGCCTCCACCAACTGAAACTCCAACTGCGCGCGCGATTATCGCGCTGTCGCCAACTCCGTCGCGCGCATCACCTAGTTCCCCAGTTCCCTCAGTTCCCTCAGTTCCTACCCCCATCGCGCGTTCCGGCGAAATCGAACTCGACGCAACCGGTGCGCCGCTCATCGCGCCAAACACGAACACGATTTACACGGCGTACGATTTCTTGCGCGGCTATTTCACGAATCGCACGCACGCGATTATCGTCGAGAGCAAACCCTGGACGAACAGCACGGTCAATGTCAAACAGTACCAGGAAGAACTTGGCGGCGTGACGTATTGGGATTTCTTCAGCGAACTCGAAAATTGGGACTCGCCGTTTTTTATGTGGCAAGACGACGACGGACAATGGCAGCCGTATCGCAAAGAGACGATTCGTAATTCGCCCGCGTACTTGATCGTTGACCGCAAAGGTCCGGGCGCGATGGATAAACTCTGGTTCACCCAGGACGCAGTGTGGATGCTCGCGACCGAAGAATCGAAACGCAACGTCGGACCGATTCGCAACCTGGACGAATTGATCGAGTGGGGCAATCTCGATAAACTCGGCAACTTGCGGATCGAAGTGGACGACCGCATCGCGTACGACGGCGCGATTGTAGATTGGTTTTCCGGCAAGGCGCTCGGCATGACGCCCGACCTCGCACGCGCGCTAACGTGGCGACATCGCGAATTTGGCTCGATCGGAAGCATCGTGCCGGTGCTGTACCAAAAACATTTGCGCGTGCTGACATACGGCGGAACGAAAAAACCAAAGTGGTTTCTCGCAACCGGCGTGCGCTTGCCGGACAACACACGTGTCAGATCGTTCGCGGGCAACGTGGATTTTCCGCGCGAGGAAACCGCGCGTAACGTGAGCGAACCTGACAAGTACATTGACACGTTCGATCACGTGCGCGCGTTCGATGCACAAATTGTTGCGGGCAAACCGGCGACGATTCAGTTGAATGGCGCGGGTACGCTTGCCGCGCTCCAATTCCGCATCGCGAAGAAATTTGATCCAAAGCAATTGACCCTACGCGTCAAGTACGGAGATCAAGTCGGCATCGCGTTGCCGCTCATCGCGTTCTTCGGCGACCACAAGCAAATCGTCGCGCATCGTTCGACGCCGCTCGGTATCATCGTCGAAAACGACGCGTACGTGTTTTACAGCAATCTGCCGATGCCGTTCCAAAATGGAATGACGCTCGAACTCACGAGTCCAACCGCGCTTGGCGTGAACGTTCGTCTCGCAGCTGCATCGGACACGCCGAACACGCAACTGCGCGCGACCTTTCGCGCCGGTGAAAAACTCGCGGCATTCGGTCCCGATTTTCAGGTGGCGCTCCCGGGCGATGGCAAACTCGTTGGACTCGTGCTGGTGACGGACGAGCAAGCGTTCGATAAAATTCCGAAAGTGTTTTTGCCAGGCAAACCGAATGTGGAAGACCCGGAAAAGAAACCGTGGACGAACGGTTATCTTGAAGGCAATCTCACCTTGCGCGATGGATCGGGCGCGACGCGCGTGTACGCCGGACACGAGGACTGGGCGGATGGCGGGTTTTATTTCAATCGCGGTTACACCGAACCAGCCGGCGGATCGAACCGCGCGTTTGGCGGCATCTTGCGCTACCAAAATGGCAAGGACGGGTACGCGACGATCTTTCGCTATTTCAACGATCTGTCCGCGTTTCGTTTCAAGAACGGTTTGCACATGAGTTTCGGTCACGGCACGTGGAAGAATAATTTTCCCGTCACGTTTGGCGCGACTGTGTTTTACTATCGCGAAATGCCGAGCGCGAATACCATATCGTAG